A single region of the Equus przewalskii isolate Varuska chromosome 26, EquPr2, whole genome shotgun sequence genome encodes:
- the LCN2 gene encoding neutrophil gelatinase-associated lipocalin isoform X1, producing MGGALGPPAPALRSGPAVSRTLPPFPRRVPSSACTFRPAPALRPVLFHRPRPLRRPSPQCGAPTGTWACRWRRARKARTTASGSSRSASFLGPEIMALGLLWLGFTLLGALQTQARDPAPKLIPAPPLDRVPLQPDFKDDQFQGKWYVVGVAGNAFKKEEQGQFTMYTTTYELKEDHSYNVTSILLRDQNCDHWIRTFIPSSQPGQFNLGDIKRYFGVQSYIVRVADTDYNQFAIVFFRKVYKNQEYFKTTLYRRTKELTPELREKFISFAKSLGLTDDHIIFPVPIDQCIDEE from the exons ATGGGCGGAGCTCTGGGCCCCCCGGCTCCTGCGTTACGCTCGGGCCCCGCTGTCAGCCGCACCCTTCCACCCTTTCCGCGCCGTGTTCCCTCCTCCGCCTGCACCTTCCGCCCGGCGCCGGCTCTCCGCCCGGTGCTGTTCCATCGTCCGCGGCCCTTGCGGCGCCCGAGCCCGCAATGTGGGGCCCCAACCGGGACCTGGGCGTGTCGGTGGAGGCGGGCGCGGAAGGCGAGGACGACGGCTTCGGGGAG ctcccGGAGTGCCAGCTTCCTCGGCCCCGAAATCATGGCCCTAGGTCTCCTGTGGCTAGGCTTCACCCTGCTCGGGGCCCTGCAGACCCAGGCCCGGGACCCTGCCCCAAAGCTGATCCCGGCCCCACCTCTGGACAGGGTCCCACTGCAGCCCGACTTCAAGGATGACCAG TTCCAGGGGAAGTGGTATGTCGTGGGTGTGGCCGGGAATGCattcaagaaagaagaacaaggccAGTTTACGATGTACACCACCACCTACGAGCTGAAGGAAGACCACAGCTACAACGTCACCTCCATCCTGCTCAG GGACCAGAACTGTGACCACTGGATCAGAACTTTCATCCCAAGTTCCCAGCCCGGCCAGTTCAACTTGGGTGACATTAAAC GTTACTTTGGAGTGCAGAGCTATATCGTGCGCGTGGCGGACACCGACTACAACCAGTTTGCCATCGTGTTCTTCAGGAAGGTTTACAAAAACCAGGAGTACTTCAAGACCACTCTCTATA GGAGGACCAAGGAGCTGACCCCTGAACTGAGGGAGAAATTCATCAGCTTCGCGAAATCCCTGGGCCTCACCGATGATCATATCATCTTCCCGGTCCCTATTG ATCAATGCATCGATGAAGAGTGA
- the LCN2 gene encoding neutrophil gelatinase-associated lipocalin isoform X4: MATDSSRSASFLGPEIMALGLLWLGFTLLGALQTQARDPAPKLIPAPPLDRVPLQPDFKDDQFQGKWYVVGVAGNAFKKEEQGQFTMYTTTYELKEDHSYNVTSILLRDQNCDHWIRTFIPSSQPGQFNLGDIKRYFGVQSYIVRVADTDYNQFAIVFFRKVYKNQEYFKTTLYRRTKELTPELREKFISFAKSLGLTDDHIIFPVPIDQCIDEE, from the exons atggcaactgacag ctcccGGAGTGCCAGCTTCCTCGGCCCCGAAATCATGGCCCTAGGTCTCCTGTGGCTAGGCTTCACCCTGCTCGGGGCCCTGCAGACCCAGGCCCGGGACCCTGCCCCAAAGCTGATCCCGGCCCCACCTCTGGACAGGGTCCCACTGCAGCCCGACTTCAAGGATGACCAG TTCCAGGGGAAGTGGTATGTCGTGGGTGTGGCCGGGAATGCattcaagaaagaagaacaaggccAGTTTACGATGTACACCACCACCTACGAGCTGAAGGAAGACCACAGCTACAACGTCACCTCCATCCTGCTCAG GGACCAGAACTGTGACCACTGGATCAGAACTTTCATCCCAAGTTCCCAGCCCGGCCAGTTCAACTTGGGTGACATTAAAC GTTACTTTGGAGTGCAGAGCTATATCGTGCGCGTGGCGGACACCGACTACAACCAGTTTGCCATCGTGTTCTTCAGGAAGGTTTACAAAAACCAGGAGTACTTCAAGACCACTCTCTATA GGAGGACCAAGGAGCTGACCCCTGAACTGAGGGAGAAATTCATCAGCTTCGCGAAATCCCTGGGCCTCACCGATGATCATATCATCTTCCCGGTCCCTATTG ATCAATGCATCGATGAAGAGTGA
- the LCN2 gene encoding neutrophil gelatinase-associated lipocalin isoform X3, which translates to MATDSSSRSASFLGPEIMALGLLWLGFTLLGALQTQARDPAPKLIPAPPLDRVPLQPDFKDDQFQGKWYVVGVAGNAFKKEEQGQFTMYTTTYELKEDHSYNVTSILLRDQNCDHWIRTFIPSSQPGQFNLGDIKRYFGVQSYIVRVADTDYNQFAIVFFRKVYKNQEYFKTTLYRRTKELTPELREKFISFAKSLGLTDDHIIFPVPIDQCIDEE; encoded by the exons atggcaactgacag cagctcccGGAGTGCCAGCTTCCTCGGCCCCGAAATCATGGCCCTAGGTCTCCTGTGGCTAGGCTTCACCCTGCTCGGGGCCCTGCAGACCCAGGCCCGGGACCCTGCCCCAAAGCTGATCCCGGCCCCACCTCTGGACAGGGTCCCACTGCAGCCCGACTTCAAGGATGACCAG TTCCAGGGGAAGTGGTATGTCGTGGGTGTGGCCGGGAATGCattcaagaaagaagaacaaggccAGTTTACGATGTACACCACCACCTACGAGCTGAAGGAAGACCACAGCTACAACGTCACCTCCATCCTGCTCAG GGACCAGAACTGTGACCACTGGATCAGAACTTTCATCCCAAGTTCCCAGCCCGGCCAGTTCAACTTGGGTGACATTAAAC GTTACTTTGGAGTGCAGAGCTATATCGTGCGCGTGGCGGACACCGACTACAACCAGTTTGCCATCGTGTTCTTCAGGAAGGTTTACAAAAACCAGGAGTACTTCAAGACCACTCTCTATA GGAGGACCAAGGAGCTGACCCCTGAACTGAGGGAGAAATTCATCAGCTTCGCGAAATCCCTGGGCCTCACCGATGATCATATCATCTTCCCGGTCCCTATTG ATCAATGCATCGATGAAGAGTGA
- the LCN2 gene encoding neutrophil gelatinase-associated lipocalin isoform X2, producing MAMTILGWVGQERRREAASSSRSASFLGPEIMALGLLWLGFTLLGALQTQARDPAPKLIPAPPLDRVPLQPDFKDDQFQGKWYVVGVAGNAFKKEEQGQFTMYTTTYELKEDHSYNVTSILLRDQNCDHWIRTFIPSSQPGQFNLGDIKRYFGVQSYIVRVADTDYNQFAIVFFRKVYKNQEYFKTTLYRRTKELTPELREKFISFAKSLGLTDDHIIFPVPIDQCIDEE from the exons ATGGCCATGACCATCCTCGGCTGGGTGGGCCAGGAGAGAAGGCGGGAGGCAGCCAG cagctcccGGAGTGCCAGCTTCCTCGGCCCCGAAATCATGGCCCTAGGTCTCCTGTGGCTAGGCTTCACCCTGCTCGGGGCCCTGCAGACCCAGGCCCGGGACCCTGCCCCAAAGCTGATCCCGGCCCCACCTCTGGACAGGGTCCCACTGCAGCCCGACTTCAAGGATGACCAG TTCCAGGGGAAGTGGTATGTCGTGGGTGTGGCCGGGAATGCattcaagaaagaagaacaaggccAGTTTACGATGTACACCACCACCTACGAGCTGAAGGAAGACCACAGCTACAACGTCACCTCCATCCTGCTCAG GGACCAGAACTGTGACCACTGGATCAGAACTTTCATCCCAAGTTCCCAGCCCGGCCAGTTCAACTTGGGTGACATTAAAC GTTACTTTGGAGTGCAGAGCTATATCGTGCGCGTGGCGGACACCGACTACAACCAGTTTGCCATCGTGTTCTTCAGGAAGGTTTACAAAAACCAGGAGTACTTCAAGACCACTCTCTATA GGAGGACCAAGGAGCTGACCCCTGAACTGAGGGAGAAATTCATCAGCTTCGCGAAATCCCTGGGCCTCACCGATGATCATATCATCTTCCCGGTCCCTATTG ATCAATGCATCGATGAAGAGTGA
- the LCN2 gene encoding neutrophil gelatinase-associated lipocalin isoform X5: MALGLLWLGFTLLGALQTQARDPAPKLIPAPPLDRVPLQPDFKDDQFQGKWYVVGVAGNAFKKEEQGQFTMYTTTYELKEDHSYNVTSILLRDQNCDHWIRTFIPSSQPGQFNLGDIKRYFGVQSYIVRVADTDYNQFAIVFFRKVYKNQEYFKTTLYRRTKELTPELREKFISFAKSLGLTDDHIIFPVPIDQCIDEE, encoded by the exons ATGGCCCTAGGTCTCCTGTGGCTAGGCTTCACCCTGCTCGGGGCCCTGCAGACCCAGGCCCGGGACCCTGCCCCAAAGCTGATCCCGGCCCCACCTCTGGACAGGGTCCCACTGCAGCCCGACTTCAAGGATGACCAG TTCCAGGGGAAGTGGTATGTCGTGGGTGTGGCCGGGAATGCattcaagaaagaagaacaaggccAGTTTACGATGTACACCACCACCTACGAGCTGAAGGAAGACCACAGCTACAACGTCACCTCCATCCTGCTCAG GGACCAGAACTGTGACCACTGGATCAGAACTTTCATCCCAAGTTCCCAGCCCGGCCAGTTCAACTTGGGTGACATTAAAC GTTACTTTGGAGTGCAGAGCTATATCGTGCGCGTGGCGGACACCGACTACAACCAGTTTGCCATCGTGTTCTTCAGGAAGGTTTACAAAAACCAGGAGTACTTCAAGACCACTCTCTATA GGAGGACCAAGGAGCTGACCCCTGAACTGAGGGAGAAATTCATCAGCTTCGCGAAATCCCTGGGCCTCACCGATGATCATATCATCTTCCCGGTCCCTATTG ATCAATGCATCGATGAAGAGTGA
- the BBLN gene encoding bublin coiled-coil protein, translated as MSGPNGDLGVPVEAGAEGEDDGFGEAEYAAINSMLDQINSCLDHLEEKNDHLHARLQELLESNRQTRLEFQQQLGEAPSDASP; from the exons ATGTCGGGCCCCAACGGGGACCTGGGCGTGCCGGTGGAGGCGGGCGCGGAAGGCGAGGACGACGGCTTCGGGGAAGCAG aATACGCTGCCATCAACTCCATGTTGGACCAGATCAACTCCTGTCTGGACCACCTGGAGGAGAAGAACGACCACCTCCACGCCCGCCTCCAGGAGTTGCTTGAGTCCAACCGGCAGACGCGGCTTGAGTTCCAGCAGCAGCTCGGGGAGGCCCCCAGCGATGCCAGCCCCTAG